In Gammaproteobacteria bacterium, one genomic interval encodes:
- a CDS encoding YifB family Mg chelatase-like AAA ATPase — protein sequence MNPSTIHTSALNGVDAPSVTVEVGITNGLPGITIVGLAKKEVRESASRVRHALRSSNFEMPPSSITVNLAPVELPKSGGRYDIPIALGILVASKQIDPAVLAGAEFLGELALTGALRPVPGVLPSLLAASRRGRTLFLPEANSAEAGLVRAARAVAVTDLRQLLARLYAHGEPERIAYSGDRVRESAYPELNDVIEMAQAKRAMEIAAAGAHNLLLNGPPGAGKSMLAKRFPGLLPPMSEKEALETASLHSLKGIALEESWRRRPFRNPHHTCSVAALVGGGARPTPGEISLAHNGVLFLDELPQFRRDALESLREPLETRNIVVSRARYTVTFPARFQLLAAMNPCPCGFVGDPQRECRCTPEAVRRYQGRISGPFLDRIDLRVQVCRPARPILTHDPRDGNGNSSAQVRTRVVEAREIQMDRSTKCNAELEDVELRGHCRPRQDGRALLEHAARKLPLSPRACARILKVARTIADLESAGRVAEPHIAEALALRGSGFS from the coding sequence GTGAATCCATCGACGATCCACACGAGCGCGCTCAACGGCGTCGACGCCCCCAGCGTCACCGTGGAAGTGGGCATCACCAACGGACTGCCGGGCATCACCATCGTGGGCCTGGCAAAAAAGGAAGTGCGGGAAAGCGCCTCGCGGGTGCGCCACGCGCTGCGGAGTTCGAACTTCGAGATGCCGCCGAGCAGCATCACGGTAAACCTGGCGCCCGTGGAATTGCCCAAGAGCGGCGGGCGCTACGACATCCCCATTGCCCTGGGGATCCTGGTTGCAAGCAAGCAGATCGACCCGGCCGTGCTGGCGGGGGCCGAGTTCCTGGGCGAGTTGGCGCTGACCGGTGCGCTGCGGCCCGTCCCGGGCGTGCTGCCTTCCTTGCTCGCCGCTTCGCGGCGCGGCAGGACGCTGTTTCTTCCCGAGGCCAATTCCGCCGAAGCGGGGCTCGTGAGGGCGGCGCGCGCCGTAGCGGTGACCGACCTCAGGCAGCTCCTGGCCAGGCTGTACGCGCACGGCGAACCCGAGCGTATCGCCTACAGCGGCGACCGTGTCCGGGAGTCCGCCTACCCCGAGTTGAACGACGTGATCGAAATGGCGCAGGCCAAGCGGGCAATGGAAATCGCCGCCGCCGGGGCGCATAACCTGCTGTTGAACGGACCCCCGGGCGCGGGCAAGAGCATGCTGGCCAAACGCTTCCCGGGCCTCCTCCCGCCCATGAGCGAGAAGGAAGCGCTGGAAACCGCGTCGCTGCATTCGCTCAAGGGCATCGCGCTGGAGGAAAGCTGGCGGCGGCGACCCTTCCGCAATCCCCATCACACCTGCTCGGTCGCCGCGCTCGTCGGCGGCGGCGCGCGGCCCACTCCGGGCGAAATCTCGCTCGCCCACAACGGGGTGCTGTTCCTCGACGAGTTGCCCCAGTTCCGCCGCGACGCCCTGGAATCCCTTCGCGAACCGCTGGAAACCCGCAACATCGTCGTGTCCAGGGCCCGTTACACGGTCACCTTTCCGGCGCGCTTCCAGTTGCTGGCGGCAATGAATCCCTGTCCTTGCGGATTCGTCGGCGATCCGCAGCGCGAGTGCCGTTGCACTCCGGAGGCGGTGCGCCGCTACCAGGGACGGATATCCGGACCGTTTCTCGACCGCATCGACTTGAGGGTGCAGGTCTGCCGGCCGGCGCGCCCCATCCTGACCCACGATCCCCGCGATGGAAACGGAAACTCGAGCGCCCAGGTCCGGACGCGGGTCGTGGAAGCCCGGGAAATACAGATGGACCGAAGCACAAAATGCAATGCCGAACTGGAGGACGTCGAACTCCGCGGCCACTGCCGCCCACGGCAGGACGGACGGGCCCTGCTTGAACACGCCGCCCGGAAACTTCCGCTCTCGCCGCGCGCATGCGCACGAATCCTCAAGGTGGCCCGCACGATCGCCGACCTGGAATCCGCCGGCCGCGTGGCCGAGCCCCACATCGCGGAAGCTCTCGCACTGCGTGGAAGCGGCTTTTCCTGA
- a CDS encoding twin transmembrane helix small protein, with amino-acid sequence MRALIVVLLLAIIASLGSGLYHMVAAKGDPGRMARSLAWRVALSAALFLLIILFWWLGLIEPGGIYRR; translated from the coding sequence ATTCGAGCACTCATCGTCGTGCTGCTGCTGGCTATTATCGCCAGCCTGGGGTCGGGTTTGTACCACATGGTGGCCGCGAAGGGCGATCCGGGCCGAATGGCGCGATCGCTCGCGTGGCGCGTGGCGCTTTCCGCGGCTCTCTTCCTGCTGATCATCCTGTTCTGGTGGCTCGGCCTGATCGAGCCCGGCGGCATCTATCGGCGTTAG
- a CDS encoding SURF1 family protein, with protein MITRPSHRRSGVRNLLLMFLGLAVFGSLGTWQLNRSAERRAVLDAFESAEASLPVGGLASVPTGGDNTRVRLTGRYLADRQVLLDNMTHEGMRGYHVLTPLETAESLVMVNRGFVAGGPDRSELPDLAVSGGQREVVGIAVPYFRRGLQLEEEAAEAAWPRRMVYPTADQLRGLYESPLPGYQILLGGEEPDGYVRAWRPYGMAPERHLAYAVQWYGLAAAAAGIWLAVTLRRGRTRDAN; from the coding sequence ATGATAACTCGGCCTTCCCACCGGCGCTCCGGCGTCCGCAACCTCCTGCTCATGTTCCTGGGCCTGGCGGTGTTCGGCTCGCTGGGGACCTGGCAATTGAACCGCTCCGCGGAAAGGCGCGCGGTGCTGGACGCGTTCGAAAGCGCCGAGGCGTCGCTGCCGGTCGGCGGGCTGGCGTCGGTGCCGACCGGCGGAGACAACACGCGTGTGCGCCTGACCGGACGCTACCTGGCGGACAGGCAGGTGCTGCTCGACAACATGACCCACGAGGGCATGCGGGGCTACCACGTTCTGACACCGCTCGAAACGGCCGAGAGCCTGGTGATGGTGAATCGCGGTTTTGTGGCCGGCGGGCCGGACCGCTCGGAACTGCCGGACCTGGCGGTAAGCGGGGGCCAGCGCGAGGTGGTCGGAATAGCGGTCCCGTACTTCCGGCGCGGCCTTCAACTGGAGGAAGAGGCCGCGGAGGCCGCCTGGCCGCGACGGATGGTCTATCCGACCGCCGATCAGTTGCGCGGCCTGTACGAATCGCCGCTGCCCGGCTACCAGATCCTGCTGGGCGGCGAGGAGCCGGACGGCTACGTGCGGGCCTGGCGTCCCTACGGCATGGCGCCGGAGCGGCATCTGGCCTACGCCGTGCAGTGGTACGGCCTGGCCGCGGCCGCGGCCGGAATCTGGCTGGCGGTAACCTTGAGACGCGGGAGAACGCGGGATGCGAATTAA